A genomic stretch from Fibrobacter sp. UWEL includes:
- the rpsO gene encoding 30S ribosomal protein S15, whose translation MATITKEKAAEITAKFGANEKDTGNVRVQIALLTEKIKNLTEHAKEHKKDHHSLRGLAMMVAKRKNLLKYYGEKDIIAQRALIKELGLRG comes from the coding sequence ATGGCTACTATTACTAAAGAAAAGGCTGCAGAAATCACCGCTAAGTTCGGCGCAAACGAAAAGGACACCGGTAACGTCCGCGTTCAGATCGCTCTCCTGACCGAAAAGATCAAGAACCTCACCGAACATGCAAAGGAACACAAGAAGGACCACCACTCTCTCCGTGGTCTGGCTATGATGGTTGCAAAGCGCAAGAACCTCCTGAAGTACTACGGCGAAAAGGATATTATCGCTCAGCGTGCTCTCATCAAGGAACTTGGTCTGCGCGGCTAA